ACCTGAAGGGCAAGACCATCGGCTATTCCGTGGGCGGTTTTGAGACCGTGCTTTTGAAAGTGATGCTTGAAAAAGAAGGCCTGACCTTGGACGACGTCAAGCTGGTCAACGTCAACTTCTCCCTGTCCCCATCCCTGTTCACGGGCCAGACCGACGCCGTCATCGGCGCGTTCCGCAACTTCGAACTGAACCAGATGGATATCGAGGGGCGTCCCGGAAGAGCCTTTTTCGTGGAGGAGTACGGGGTTCCGGCCTATGATGAACTCATCCTCGTTGCGGCCGGCAAGAACGTGGCCGACCCGAAGCTGCGTGCCTTTGTCGATGCCCTGGAGGAAGGCGTGCAGTACATGATCAATCATCCGGAAGAAAGCTGGAAGCTCTTTGTCGGCAATGGCCGCGAAAGCCTCGATGACGAACTGAACCGCCGCGCCTGGAGAGACACCCTGCCCCGCTTCGCCCTGCGTCCCGGCGCTCTCGACAACAGGCGCTACATCCGTTTCGCGGAATTTCTGATGCGCGAAAAGATCGTGACCGAAGTGCCTGCGCTCGACACTTGGGCGGTGGAATTGCGCTGATCGGATCGAAAATCCCCGCCTTGAATATGTCGAAGCCGGGCGGCTGCATTCTCGCAACCGCCCGGCTTCATTTTGTGTCAGGCTGGAGTATACCGGACAATACGACTAGATTTCGCGCTCCCGCGAAAAGAATGCCCCGCCCAGCATGATCACGCCAAAGATGGCCAGATAGGCAACAACGGCCATGCCATGAGAAAAACAGGCGGCGAACATCATGAACAGGCTACCGAACACTGCCAAGGAAGGCATTATGTAACGCTTGAACGTCGAGAGATCGGCTTCCTTTTTCATGAACACCACGAAAATCGGGATGTACAGGGCATAGATTGTGACAATCGGAAGTTCCGAAGGATCGAAGCAGAAAAAACCGAACCACGGTTTGGTGAGGTTCGCCCCGTAGAAATACACCAGCCAGAACGCGGACAACAGTAGTCCCAGCACGGCGGAGTTGGTGGGCATGTTCGTCGCGTTGTCGATCTGCTTGTACATGGCCGGAAGCGGTCCCTGGTTCCTGGCGGAGATGGAGTAGATGCCTCGGGTACACCCGAGCATCAGGCCATTCAGGGTGCCAAGGCAGGAGATGATGACGAAGACGAAGATGAGCGTTCCGCCAAGACTCGAAAAGACGGTCTCGAAAGCCAGTTTCGCGCCTTCCTGACCGCCTTCCATGAGGGTCTGATTGGTGACCGCGCCCGCGAGGCCAACGTAATACAATATGTACACGACCATGACCGTGAAGGTTCCGGCCATCAGGGCCAGGGGGAGATTCCTCTTGGAATCCCTGAGCTCGGCGTTGATGCTGGTGGCGATGATCCATCCCTCGTAGGCGAAGGACGTGGCGACGACGGCGGTAAACACCGCGATGAGCGGATCGACTTCAGTCACGGAGGTGGTGAAATTCTGTACGATCATGCCGTTGCCTAGGCCGAAGACAGTGCCAACCACCGCCATGAGAAGGAGCGGGATGAGCTTGATTACGGTCGTCGCGACCTGGAATTTACCGGCCAGAACGGGCGACAGGGCGTTCAGGGCATAGCTGGCCACCAGAAAAAAACCGGAGAAGGTCATGCACTCGCCCCCGGTGATATCCCATCCGAACAGTACGGCGGTGTAGCGGGCCGAAACCCACGCCAGGACGGCGGTCAGGGTCGGATAGTAGATGAGCGCCATGAACCAGCCGACATAATAGCCGTATTTCTTGCCCATGGCGGCTTCGGCGTAGTCGACGATCCCGTTCACGCGCTCATACTTGGTGGCCATCAGAGAGAATGTGTAGGCGCAGGAGATCATGATGAATCCGCCAATGATCCAGGCAAGAATTCCAAGGGGCAGATTGCCTCCGGTGGCGGTGAGAATTTTTTCCGCCTTGAAAAAGACGCCGCTGCCAATGACAATGCCTACAACCATCGCAATCGCGGTAAAAAGGCCGAACTTCTTGTTCAACTCCGATCCCATTGTCCGATTCTC
The Deltaproteobacteria bacterium HGW-Deltaproteobacteria-18 genome window above contains:
- a CDS encoding ABC transporter ATP-binding protein → MKKITLFLATLLLLATQAQAEKLTVLLDWFINPDHAPLYVALEKGFFKNHGLDVELIAPSNPNDPPKLVAAGKADIAVSYQHQHQMQVAEGLPLTRIATLVATPLNSLVVLEDGPIKSIADLKGKTIGYSVGGFETVLLKVMLEKEGLTLDDVKLVNVNFSLSPSLFTGQTDAVIGAFRNFELNQMDIEGRPGRAFFVEEYGVPAYDELILVAAGKNVADPKLRAFVDALEEGVQYMINHPEESWKLFVGNGRESLDDELNRRAWRDTLPRFALRPGALDNRRYIRFAEFLMREKIVTEVPALDTWAVELR
- a CDS encoding amino acid permease; the protein is MGSELNKKFGLFTAIAMVVGIVIGSGVFFKAEKILTATGGNLPLGILAWIIGGFIMISCAYTFSLMATKYERVNGIVDYAEAAMGKKYGYYVGWFMALIYYPTLTAVLAWVSARYTAVLFGWDITGGECMTFSGFFLVASYALNALSPVLAGKFQVATTVIKLIPLLLMAVVGTVFGLGNGMIVQNFTTSVTEVDPLIAVFTAVVATSFAYEGWIIATSINAELRDSKRNLPLALMAGTFTVMVVYILYYVGLAGAVTNQTLMEGGQEGAKLAFETVFSSLGGTLIFVFVIISCLGTLNGLMLGCTRGIYSISARNQGPLPAMYKQIDNATNMPTNSAVLGLLLSAFWLVYFYGANLTKPWFGFFCFDPSELPIVTIYALYIPIFVVFMKKEADLSTFKRYIMPSLAVFGSLFMMFAACFSHGMAVVAYLAIFGVIMLGGAFFSREREI